DNA from Castellaniella sp. MT123:
GGCGTCGTCCACGCGCACCACATACATTTCGGGCGGCTGCTTCAGGGGCGTGAGGCCCAGCACCGCGCCCACGGCTACCAGTGCCAGGGTGCCAGCGGCGAGCGCCACCTGCCAGGCCCGTTTGCGACTGGCAATGAGCTCGCCCAGATGATCGCGTTCCAGGCCTCGGGATCGCTCCAGGTAGGCAGCGATGTCTTCAGATTTGAGGGTGTCGGCCATGGTTCAGGCTCCGTCAAACGAGGGTGGTGTGGCGTTCACTGGCACGCGGGGAGAATCGGCGGGCTGCGGCGGCTGGGGCGCGTGAAAGGCGCAGCCAGCCAGCAGCCCTGTGAATACCAGGACGGCGATGAAGGATTTCATGGGTACAGGGCTCCTAGCCTGCCGGGGTGCGGCAGGCGGATCAGAGGTGGGAGGGCCGAACCAGCGGCTGGCCGGAAGGGATTACTTGGCGCGGGGGCGCAACATGCTGCGCAGGCGCAGCACCGAGAAGGCTCCGTGGGCAGCTGCACCGATACCCAGACGAGCGCCGAAGCCGTTGGACAGGCCAGCGGCCAAGCCGGGGAGCATGATCATGACGACCAGGCTGGCGATGCCGACCAATACCTGAGCACCAAAGAGCGACAACACATCAGTAATGCCTTTTTCGGTTTCGGTGGCGATCATCTGGATGAGTTGGATATTTATCTGCAGCAGCAGCCCGAAGATGAGGCCTGCCAACAGTGCCAGAAACACGAAGTTCAAGGCCTGAGAAACCCAGCTGTTGAACAATGGCTTGGTGGGCTCAAACAGGGTGGCCGCAATGAAAATGGGCCCGGTGGCCACGACCAAAGCCATACCGACCTTGCAGACGACGATGATGACCATGATGATGCTGCCTACCATGGCCGAACTGAAGCTCACCAGCGTGGCCAGAATGCTGACCAGCACTTCACGGGTCGATGGCATGAAGTTGTACCAGGGCTGTTTGCTGGCGCCCATCATGGCGTTGGATGCTTCGCCTGTTTCCTGCTGCAGCTTGTCCACTTCTTCGGCCACGCTGCCAGTGCCCAGGGCAAGCTGGGTCACGTCGTCTGGCAGAGCGACCATGGCTTTGGCAATGTCGTTCTGGTACAGCCCACCGGCACCAAAGAACAAGGAAATGATGACCACCAGGATGGCCTTGCGAAAGAACTCGGTGACGGTCATGCCGCCCTGTCCGCGCATCAGGGCAAAGGCGTAGATCACGAACTGCAGGGTAAGCCCCACGACGATGACCGGCATCAGGGCCTCGAACAGGGCCTGCATAGGGCCGTTGACGGCATCACTCAGGACGTTTTCTGTCTGGCTCATCACCCACTGTGCAATGTTGTCGGCATCTGAAGGCGGTGTGACGGAAGTTTCAAATCCGGCCATGGTCTTGCCTTATGGTTGTGGGTTTACGGCGTCGCCTTCGCTCTTGCCCGATTTGTTGCCGAACCATCCGCCATAGACGCGTTCTGCACGGGCCTGCAGCAGATGACGTTCAGCTTCCAGCTGCTGGGAGGCCAACTGGATCCGCACCTGTTCGGCCTGGATATTGGCCTGTTCGATCTGGATGCGGGCCTGCAGTTCTGCAATTTCCTTCGGGTTGGTGGTCTGATTGATTTTGTCCTGCAGGGCATCCACATTGGCCAGGCGTCGGGTCATCGAATCGTAGGCGCGTTCGCTCATGGCCTTGGACGTGGCCTCGATGTTCAGGGCCCGTTTGGACAGGGCCTGGCGATCCTCCTGAAAATTGACGGGGGCCATCACTTGATCGGTGATCCGGTCCACATCCCCGTCCAGGCTGGATCCACCGGAGCGGTCGAGCAGATCCTGGGCGCTATTGGGCAGGGCCGCACGCAGCTGGTTGCGGATATCCGGGTTGCCAACCACGTTGCCGTAGCCACTGGACTGTGTGAAGGCAGCCAGCTGGCTTTTGGCGGTCGCCAGTTGTTCGGTCAGGTTTTTCAGCTGGTCTCGGGCGGTGAGCAACTGTTCCTGTAGCTGGGCGATGGTGGCGGCGTCGATGGTGGGGATGCCACTGGCGTGGGCTGGGCTCATGAAAGCAGCGGACAGGGCAATGCCCGCCGCAAGCAGCTTGCAGCGTGTCATGGGAACTCCAAGGAAAGATGGGCAGCAGACGCTACCCAGGAATGGGCCTGTCCTTTCAGGTAGGCCCATCAGGTTGGCTGGTAGATCAGCTGCGCTTTTTCGTCAGCTCGGCTTCGTACTCGGCCTGGGTAATGCGTTTGGCCGTTGTGCCATCCGTGGTGATCTGATCGGAGGCTTCGTCATAGGCAATGTGTTTGGTGCCTGCCACGACCAGAATATTGTCAGCATCACCAGGCGTCGCTGGAGCGGTGTGAACCCGGTAGCCAACCTTGCCGATGTTGTTCCAGCCGTTCACGGTGAACAGCAGGCTGTCGCCATTGCGCTTGATGTGGATGAGGGTGGGCGGATAACGCCCCAGGTCGGTCAACCAATACCCCACGAACTTCTCCCCATCCGGTTCCGTCTTGCATCCGCCCAGGAAGGTCAGCAGGGTGGCGCCGGCGGTGGCAATGAAATGTCGTCGATTCATGGGGTGTCCTGTGGTGATGGGTTGGTAGGGTTCGCCTGGTGCCGCTTGAAGGTGGCCCAGGCATCGGCCACGCTGCAGGCGGGCCCAGCTTTTGTAAGCCAGGTCGCGCGCTCTGTCGGTTTCAGGATGTTCCACCAGGCCATGCCCATCGCTTCGTCAGCGGTGGGTGGCCGGTCAAGGTTTGCAGGGGTCATAGACATAGGTCGGGGCCCTCCTGTTCATGCGTCGGTGCCTGTAGTTGCAGAGGGTGATCGAAGCGCACGCCGATGAGATCGGCAATCCGCTGGATGTCCGACGGTTCTGGCCGATGGCCATTCACTTCGTGGATGTGCAGGCTGTAATACTTGTGTACACCTTGCCCGAAATACTCCTGATCTTCGCGCGGGGTGCTGGATGAAAACCAGAGATACGGCGTGTGGCGGGGATCGGAGGCAGAAGCCAGGTCCAGGCCGTAGTCCTGGCCGATGCGCTGCAGCGTGTCGGTATCGACCGTTTCGCGCTCGATTTCAGCGGTGCCTTCGCTGAATTGGCCTGCCTCTCGGTCTTCAGGTGTCCAGCGTTCGCCATAGATCGAAATCAGGAAGCGTTCTCCGGGGTGACCTGATTTTGGTTCGGAGTCAGGTAGGCCGATACGGTCATAAAAGGCGGGGTCGTGCTGGTGGTGATCCTGCGCTGATTGAAGATCGTTTTGTTTCGACTGTTCCAGATCCCGGCGGTGCGACTCGTTCGCGCGCAGCCGATCCTGAGCATGGGATTCATGCTTCATGGTGTGGTTTCCTTGTGTGGGACGCGTGCGGCGATCATCTTCGTGGCGTCACGAAAATGGTCTGGGTGGTTTTTTGATGGCGGCCTGACTTGGGCCTGGATTGCCTAACGGTGAGTCTGTCGAACGGCCGCAAGATAGACCGGCAGCCAGGCAGCGGGGTCCGAACCCGCCTGGGCCACGGCCTGTTCTGCAATTTCGGCCATATCAGGGCTGCCGGAGAACACCAGCAACTCGTCTTCGCAGCCGGACAGGTCCAGCTGCGCCACGGTGACACTCGCCCCCTGCTTGACCAGGAATTTGCGGCTGGCTTCGCCCAGGCTTTGCAGCAGGGCGAATTCCGCAGGTGTGAGCCCGAAGCCTTCGATGTAATCGCGGGCGCGGGCCTTGGGGTTGGGCAAGAGGATGAGCGTCGCGGTCTGCTGCACCAGGGACGGCCCCACCGGGTTTTCGGTGATGGCCCCCGGTTCCTGGGTAGCAAAGGCAAGCACGCCGTTCTTTTTGCGGATCGTGCGGCTCGCGTCCTGCATGGACTCCTGAAAGTGCGCGTCCTTTAGGGGGTGCTGGCACTCGTCGTACAGATTGATGATGCGCCGCCCGTCGTGCAGGGCGTCGATCCGATGCTTCAGATACAGGGTGGCGGCCCCGCGCACGTCATCATCATCCAGCAGTTCGGTCAGATCAAAGCCAAAGATTGCAGGCTTGCCGCTCGCGGCCTCCAGATCCAGGTGATCGCCGGGATTGTCGAACACCCAGCCGTATTCCCCGCCCTGACACCAGGGGGCGAGTCGCGCATGGATGGTGCTGTGCGACTCGTCTTCGCTGTAGGGGTTCGGAAGCAGGGTGTTCAGGGTTGAAAACGTGCGTGCTGGCCGGTCGATAAGCGTCACCAGCTGCTGCACGGCCTGGGTGATATCGGCCCGCTGGCGAGTGCTGACCGCTTCGCCCCGGCGTTCGGCCAGGTAGACGACCAGGCGCACCATGAAGGCGACATTGCCCTTGGTGGGCTCCATCTGAAACGGGTTCCAGCCGGTCGCTTCGCCCAGGCGGATGTTGAAGTAGCGCCCACCCAGGGCCATGATGAGCACCTGCATGCCCTGGTCCTTGTCCCAGACCACGCAGGCAGCCCCGAATTTCTGCGCCTGGGTCAGCAACATGCCTTGCAGCACGGTTTTGCCGGTGCCTGTCATGCCGATGATCAGGGTGTTGCCCGGGCGGCGTTTGCCGGTTTCGTCCAGGTCTTCCGTGGAGGCATGGAAGTTGAAGAAAAAGGGCGATCCCGTCTGTGTTTTCAGCATGGTGACGGCTGGCCCCCAGGGATTTCCGGCAGGCTTGCCCGTCAGTTGGTTGTGCAGGCTGGAAAAGCACAGGAAATTCAGGGAGGTCACAGGCACGGGCCGAGGCCGCCAATGCCAGTTGCCCGGCAGTTGCGCCCAGAACCCGGCTTCCAAGGCCCGGTCCAGGGGCCGGAAGCCTACGGCGTCTTCGGCCAGGGCGGTGGCCGTCTGCGCCAGTGCCTGACGCACACTGTCTGCCGAGATGCCATACACCAGGAGGGTGGCATGGTGATCCCCCAGGCCCAGACGGGCCGATGTCAGATCGTCCATCACTTCGGCCAGTTGCGTGACCTGACTGACCGAATCGTCACCTGAGTCCACAAGCAGCTTGTGGTGTTTCTTGACGAGTTTCTTGGCGGCGGCTCCTGTGTGACTGCCCCAGGATTGCGTCAGCACAAACTCATGGGGCAGGCCCAGCAGCCGGTCCAGGTGGCCCGGTTTGGTGGCTTCCGGGTAGTCGCGCAATTCCATCATGCCAAAGAGGCGTGACCCGGCGACAGTGCGCAGTTCGCCCAACTCGCCGTGGCGGCCAAAGATGGGACGGGCCTGCGGCAGGGTTTCGCGCAGCCGTTCCCGGCTGATCGGCACGGGCCGATGGGTGCCCGACAGCAGGAATCCCAGAAATTCAGCCGTTTCGCTGAACGCCAGCCCCTGGCGATCCACGATGCCGAGGATCTGCGGATCGTAGCGGTACAGGCCTGCGGTCAGTGCCCGCACGGCGCTGTCCAGGCGCTCGATGGATTCATCCTGCCAGTGAGCCAGGCGTTTTGCATCCGCCTTTTCCAGGCTGGCGAAGGTGCCCAGCACAGGGTCTGCGACGGGGTGAATCAGCACACTCAGGTACAGGTCATTGACCATTAGCCCCGCGGTGTCGAATGTCGCCCGGTAGGCCGCATCAAATCGGGTGGCGAAAGGTTGTGCAAACGTGCTGTCGGGATATTCCGTCACACGCCTGCGGATGATGTGAGAATACAGGCCGAGCGAGCCCATGGGTAGGCCGCGCAGCACATTGTGCAGGGCCTCGATCCAGTCTGTCAGTTCAGCCTGGCCGTAGGCGTCCGGTGCCCGACCAGCGACCTTGATGACCGCCAGGTATTCGTGGTTGTCGCAGGCAATGATGCGGTCGGTGACATGGTGGGAATAGGGCAGATAGCGGGAAACCAGCCGTTCATCAACGGCCAGTGCGGTGGCTGCGGTCATGGCAGAGTCCTTCGGGAAAGCAAACGGCGCCAGGGCCGG
Protein-coding regions in this window:
- a CDS encoding conjugal transfer protein; amino-acid sequence: MKSFIAVLVFTGLLAGCAFHAPQPPQPADSPRVPVNATPPSFDGA
- a CDS encoding type IV secretion system protein encodes the protein MSQTENVLSDAVNGPMQALFEALMPVIVVGLTLQFVIYAFALMRGQGGMTVTEFFRKAILVVIISLFFGAGGLYQNDIAKAMVALPDDVTQLALGTGSVAEEVDKLQQETGEASNAMMGASKQPWYNFMPSTREVLVSILATLVSFSSAMVGSIIMVIIVVCKVGMALVVATGPIFIAATLFEPTKPLFNSWVSQALNFVFLALLAGLIFGLLLQINIQLIQMIATETEKGITDVLSLFGAQVLVGIASLVVMIMLPGLAAGLSNGFGARLGIGAAAHGAFSVLRLRSMLRPRAK
- a CDS encoding type IV secretion system protein, giving the protein MTRCKLLAAGIALSAAFMSPAHASGIPTIDAATIAQLQEQLLTARDQLKNLTEQLATAKSQLAAFTQSSGYGNVVGNPDIRNQLRAALPNSAQDLLDRSGGSSLDGDVDRITDQVMAPVNFQEDRQALSKRALNIEATSKAMSERAYDSMTRRLANVDALQDKINQTTNPKEIAELQARIQIEQANIQAEQVRIQLASQQLEAERHLLQARAERVYGGWFGNKSGKSEGDAVNPQP
- a CDS encoding VirB4 family type IV secretion/conjugal transfer ATPase, yielding MTAATALAVDERLVSRYLPYSHHVTDRIIACDNHEYLAVIKVAGRAPDAYGQAELTDWIEALHNVLRGLPMGSLGLYSHIIRRRVTEYPDSTFAQPFATRFDAAYRATFDTAGLMVNDLYLSVLIHPVADPVLGTFASLEKADAKRLAHWQDESIERLDSAVRALTAGLYRYDPQILGIVDRQGLAFSETAEFLGFLLSGTHRPVPISRERLRETLPQARPIFGRHGELGELRTVAGSRLFGMMELRDYPEATKPGHLDRLLGLPHEFVLTQSWGSHTGAAAKKLVKKHHKLLVDSGDDSVSQVTQLAEVMDDLTSARLGLGDHHATLLVYGISADSVRQALAQTATALAEDAVGFRPLDRALEAGFWAQLPGNWHWRPRPVPVTSLNFLCFSSLHNQLTGKPAGNPWGPAVTMLKTQTGSPFFFNFHASTEDLDETGKRRPGNTLIIGMTGTGKTVLQGMLLTQAQKFGAACVVWDKDQGMQVLIMALGGRYFNIRLGEATGWNPFQMEPTKGNVAFMVRLVVYLAERRGEAVSTRQRADITQAVQQLVTLIDRPARTFSTLNTLLPNPYSEDESHSTIHARLAPWCQGGEYGWVFDNPGDHLDLEAASGKPAIFGFDLTELLDDDDVRGAATLYLKHRIDALHDGRRIINLYDECQHPLKDAHFQESMQDASRTIRKKNGVLAFATQEPGAITENPVGPSLVQQTATLILLPNPKARARDYIEGFGLTPAEFALLQSLGEASRKFLVKQGASVTVAQLDLSGCEDELLVFSGSPDMAEIAEQAVAQAGSDPAAWLPVYLAAVRQTHR